In one window of Candidatus Fonsibacter ubiquis DNA:
- a CDS encoding segregation and condensation protein A, with the protein MSSIVELKPSIQEKQEDEFNLNIDNYEGPLELLLDLAKSQKVDLMKISIVQLADEYLKFINNIKKNLELAADFLVMATWLAYLKSRLLLPDDYEDDFSALQMAEKLKLQLRKLEAIRFLSDKLVSQKQLGRDIFTKGIREGIKSISTSKYAVSLYELIKSYAEIKRKQNFSIMNISKLPVYTMEEAIKKITSLLKELTEWRDIKDVVPGSFSGSKNLQKSGLAGTFAGSLELVREGKLSIMQKKIFDKILIKAT; encoded by the coding sequence ATGAGCAGTATTGTTGAATTAAAACCTTCTATTCAAGAGAAACAAGAAGATGAATTTAATCTAAATATTGATAATTATGAAGGACCTCTAGAGCTACTTTTGGATTTAGCTAAATCTCAAAAAGTAGATCTTATGAAAATTTCTATTGTTCAGTTAGCTGACGAATATTTAAAATTTATCAATAATATAAAAAAGAATTTAGAACTAGCAGCTGATTTTTTGGTCATGGCAACATGGCTCGCATATTTAAAATCTAGATTATTATTACCAGATGATTATGAAGATGATTTTTCAGCTCTTCAAATGGCTGAAAAGTTAAAATTACAATTAAGAAAGTTAGAAGCAATAAGATTTCTCTCTGATAAACTTGTGTCACAAAAACAGCTAGGAAGAGATATTTTTACAAAAGGTATTCGAGAGGGAATTAAATCTATTTCGACATCAAAATATGCTGTATCACTTTATGAGCTTATTAAATCTTATGCTGAAATAAAAAGAAAACAAAATTTTTCCATTATGAATATTTCAAAATTACCAGTTTATACAATGGAGGAAGCAATAAAAAAAATTACGAGTTTACTAAAAGAATTAACAGAGTGGAGAGATATAAAAGATGTTGTTCCCGGATCTTTTTCTGGTTCTAAAAATTTACAAAAATCAGGATTAGCAGGAACTTTTGCTGGAAGCCTAGAGCTAGTTAGAGAAGGAAAATTGTCTATTATGCAAAAAAAAATTTTTGATAAAATATTAATAAAAGCTACATAA
- a CDS encoding glycoside hydrolase family 3 N-terminal domain-containing protein → MKTHAIIFGIDSFKLNLNEITFFKKYKPWGIILFSRNIKNLEQVKNLTTSIKDLFKDKNFPILIDQEGGMVNRFKNIINLENYNAKYFGDIYNNDPKFYSKFDKFLKINISILKYCGININTVPVLDLFNADKKNVIGNRSFSTNYKIVVKLSKYLIKSYKKSGLETVIKHIPGHGCTSIDSHFALPQVNLSLDYLKNNDFRTFKKVNSYLAMSAHILYKNIDPTRCATQSKKIINDIIRKYLSFRGILMSDDICMKALSGSILKNAKLTLDAGCNVLLHCNGNLDQMKKLSLIVPEIDNFTNKLTKKIKANFYKFN, encoded by the coding sequence TTGAAAACGCACGCAATTATTTTTGGAATTGATAGTTTTAAGTTAAATTTAAATGAAATTACTTTTTTTAAAAAATATAAACCTTGGGGAATTATTTTATTTTCTAGAAATATAAAAAATCTAGAACAAGTTAAAAATCTAACAACCAGTATAAAAGATCTTTTTAAGGATAAAAATTTTCCAATATTAATTGATCAAGAAGGAGGAATGGTAAACCGTTTTAAAAACATTATAAATCTTGAAAATTACAACGCAAAATATTTTGGAGATATTTACAATAATGATCCTAAATTTTATTCAAAATTCGATAAATTTCTTAAAATAAATATTTCAATATTAAAATATTGTGGAATTAATATAAATACAGTTCCTGTTCTTGATTTATTTAATGCAGATAAAAAAAACGTTATTGGAAATAGATCTTTTTCAACAAATTATAAAATCGTTGTAAAATTATCAAAATACTTAATAAAATCTTATAAAAAATCAGGACTTGAAACTGTTATTAAGCATATACCTGGGCACGGCTGCACTAGCATAGACTCCCACTTTGCGTTACCGCAAGTAAACCTTTCCTTGGATTACTTAAAAAATAATGATTTCAGAACATTTAAAAAAGTTAATAGTTATTTAGCAATGTCTGCACATATTTTGTATAAAAACATTGATCCAACAAGATGTGCAACACAATCAAAAAAAATAATTAATGACATTATAAGAAAGTATCTTAGTTTTAGAGGAATATTAATGTCAGACGATATTTGCATGAAAGCATTGTCTGGCAGTATATTGAAAAATGCTAAATTAACCCTAGATGCTGGTTGTAATGTTTTGTTACATTGCAATGGAAACTTGGATCAAATGAAGAAACTTTCCTTAATCGTGCCAGAAATTGATAATTTTACAAATAAATTAACAAAAAAAATTAAGGCAAATTTTTATAAATTTAACTAA